The genome window TTGTTGCAGCAATACCTTAAAATCTTCGGTCGCTTTTGCTCTTGCTCCGATTGTGTTGTTCATATTTTTTGGATATCCAAGAACAAATTCATCTGCCTTGTACTCCTCAACAATTGCTCGCAATCGCTTCAACCCAAAATTATTGTTAGCCGTATCAATTGGAATAATCTCTAAACTTTGAGCAGTAATGCCCATTAAATCACTATAAGCAACCCCTAAAGTTTTAGTCCCCAGATCTAACCCAATGTAACGTTTCATTTAATATTGTTATCCTTTAAATAACTGCGAACCAATTCTTCGATGATTTCGTCTCGATCATGCTTACGAATCAAGTTTCGCGCATCATTATGCCGGGGGATATAGGCCGGATCGCCAGATTCAAGATATCCGACAATCTGATTAATCGGGTTATACCCTTTTTCCTCCAGCGATTGATAAACTGAAATTAGAGTTTCCTTTACATTTTTGGAATCACTCTCTGGAAATTCAAAATGCATTGTGCTATCAAAATTAGCCATCTGCCACCTCGTTATGAATCATTAAAATATCTTTTTACTTCTCAGACTATTATAATATCACGGTTAATAGCCCGTTGGAATAATCTACCCACATTAAATCTACTAAAAAACACTTATTAATCTGCTTATTCTTATTGTTTTTTGTTCACTCTTTTGTTAAATTAGATAAATAAGGCATCTCGATATAAGAGAACGTTTTTTAAATGTCCCGAGCCCCTTACTATTACTTTTAGTTTAGGCACAAAATTAAACTCATTTCAATTTTTATCAGGACA of Xylocopilactobacillus apicola contains these proteins:
- the ruvX gene encoding Holliday junction resolvase RuvX, whose amino-acid sequence is MKRYIGLDLGTKTLGVAYSDLMGITAQSLEIIPIDTANNNFGLKRLRAIVEEYKADEFVLGYPKNMNNTIGARAKATEDFKVLLQQKFAMPVHLIDERLTTVAASRILVEKADVSRKKQKKAIDKLAASFILQTYLDRKSF
- a CDS encoding IreB family regulatory phosphoprotein — protein: MANFDSTMHFEFPESDSKNVKETLISVYQSLEEKGYNPINQIVGYLESGDPAYIPRHNDARNLIRKHDRDEIIEELVRSYLKDNNIK